Proteins encoded in a region of the Stieleria neptunia genome:
- a CDS encoding ATPase domain-containing protein, translating into MTANQSAKVSTGVPQLDDILRGGLTRDRLYLIEGMPGTGKTTLALQFLLEGAENGEPGLYVTLSETKQELQGVAESHGWTLDGVDLYELVDTDSIEDPRLQYTMFEPAEIELGTTVDGVLDRVKELRPKRVVFDSLSEMRLLSQSSLRYRRQILSLKQFFVGRGCTVLLLDDYSGSDDQHLQSIAHGVIRLEHLLSDYGGERRRIRIVKHRGSSFIGGAHDMRIARGGLNIYPREATEQPAGPVETHQVMSGNAEFDALLGGGLNAGTSALLLGPAGVGKSSMALQFAIAAAERGERSVLFQFEESEQSLFVRAAGLGFDLPRHIESGLIAIHNLIPGEITPSEFGCVVRQAVMPDRQGRRVSVVSIDSINGYLNAMPHEKFLVIQLHELLQYLSKRSILTLVVVAQHGMLGQAMGSPVDASYLADSVVLFRYFEAAGEIRQAISVAKKRTGRHERSIREFKLSDKGVEIGPPLTKFHGILTGVPSFIGEPKSLITKPGDSTKTGDSA; encoded by the coding sequence ATGACGGCAAACCAGTCTGCAAAGGTCAGCACCGGAGTGCCGCAGCTCGATGATATTCTGCGCGGTGGGCTAACCCGGGACCGACTTTACCTGATCGAAGGCATGCCGGGGACCGGAAAGACGACTCTGGCATTGCAGTTCTTGCTCGAAGGCGCGGAAAACGGCGAACCGGGGCTTTACGTCACATTGTCGGAAACGAAACAGGAACTTCAAGGCGTTGCGGAATCTCACGGCTGGACCCTCGACGGCGTCGACCTCTACGAACTCGTCGATACCGATAGCATCGAAGATCCACGATTGCAGTACACGATGTTTGAACCGGCCGAGATCGAACTCGGCACCACGGTCGATGGCGTGCTCGATCGTGTCAAAGAGCTGCGGCCCAAACGCGTCGTTTTTGACTCGCTCTCGGAAATGCGACTGCTCTCCCAAAGCTCACTTCGTTATCGTCGACAGATCCTCTCACTGAAACAGTTCTTCGTCGGTCGTGGATGTACGGTACTGCTGCTGGACGATTATTCCGGCAGCGATGACCAGCACTTGCAAAGCATCGCTCACGGTGTCATCCGCTTAGAACACCTGTTGTCTGATTACGGCGGCGAGCGACGGCGGATCCGAATCGTCAAGCATCGCGGAAGCAGCTTCATCGGGGGGGCTCACGATATGCGAATCGCCCGCGGCGGATTGAACATCTATCCGCGTGAAGCGACCGAGCAGCCTGCCGGGCCGGTCGAGACGCATCAGGTTATGAGCGGCAACGCAGAATTCGACGCATTACTCGGCGGCGGTTTGAACGCCGGAACAAGTGCACTGTTGCTCGGACCTGCCGGTGTCGGTAAATCATCGATGGCGTTGCAGTTTGCGATCGCCGCCGCCGAGCGAGGCGAGCGGTCGGTCCTGTTTCAATTCGAAGAGAGCGAACAATCGCTGTTCGTTCGTGCCGCAGGCCTTGGTTTTGACCTGCCACGTCACATCGAGAGTGGACTGATCGCCATTCACAATCTCATTCCCGGCGAAATCACTCCCAGCGAATTTGGATGTGTGGTCCGCCAAGCAGTCATGCCGGACCGCCAAGGACGCCGGGTGAGCGTCGTTTCGATTGACAGCATCAACGGCTATCTCAATGCGATGCCGCATGAAAAGTTCCTGGTCATCCAACTGCACGAACTGCTGCAATACCTCAGCAAACGGAGCATCCTGACGTTGGTCGTTGTCGCACAGCACGGAATGCTCGGGCAAGCGATGGGTAGCCCCGTTGATGCGAGCTACCTGGCCGACTCCGTCGTTTTGTTTCGCTACTTCGAAGCCGCCGGCGAAATCCGACAAGCGATCTCGGTCGCCAAAAAGCGTACCGGCCGCCACGAACGATCGATCCGCGAGTTCAAACTGAGTGACAAAGGCGTCGAAATCGGACCGCCGCTGACGAAGTTCCATGGCATCCTGACCGGTGTCCCCAGCTTCATCGGCGAACCGAAATCGTTAATCACCAAGCCCGGGGACAGCACCAAGACCGGAGACAGTGCCTGA
- a CDS encoding CDP-alcohol phosphatidyltransferase family protein: protein MMKQETIAAYAVHCLTASGIVPAALAMMEIASPYCDPRIVFLWLLLATLIDAIDGPLARRFHVKRYASSLDGRTVDDLLDYLTFAFIPLLLIWRMDWMPAGLGWTVVFAMSASLFGFAHTDAKDEANGFFRGFPSYWNAYALYAGIMSAMVSPWLTAVTLWGLSVLTVSPVWMIYPNLTPKPWKMSVMVGAVLWAIAMLVMLWQFPQPPAAWVAVSLVYPAYYVALSWHLRQAC from the coding sequence ATGATGAAACAAGAAACCATTGCGGCCTATGCAGTGCATTGTCTGACGGCATCGGGGATCGTGCCCGCGGCGTTGGCGATGATGGAAATTGCGAGTCCGTACTGTGATCCGCGAATTGTCTTTCTGTGGTTGCTGTTGGCGACCTTGATCGACGCGATCGATGGTCCGCTGGCAAGGCGATTTCACGTCAAGCGTTACGCATCGAGCCTCGATGGGCGGACGGTCGACGACTTATTGGATTACCTTACGTTCGCCTTCATCCCCCTGTTATTGATCTGGCGGATGGATTGGATGCCGGCGGGGCTGGGGTGGACCGTCGTGTTCGCCATGTCGGCCAGTTTGTTCGGATTCGCTCATACCGACGCGAAAGATGAGGCAAACGGATTCTTCCGCGGCTTCCCGTCTTATTGGAATGCCTACGCCCTGTACGCGGGGATCATGTCCGCGATGGTTTCACCGTGGCTGACCGCCGTGACACTTTGGGGACTGAGCGTGCTGACCGTATCGCCGGTGTGGATGATCTACCCGAATTTGACGCCCAAGCCGTGGAAGATGAGCGTGATGGTCGGCGCTGTGCTCTGGGCGATTGCGATGCTGGTGATGTTGTGGCAATTTCCGCAGCCACCGGCGGCATGGGTCGCTGTATCGCTTGTCTACCCCGCATATTACGTCGCATTGTCGTGGCATTTGCGACAAGCTTGTTGA
- a CDS encoding CNNM domain-containing protein yields MDFALLLIYLTIAIGFSFLCSIAEAVLLSITPSYLAERKRDPNKSAARIIRLKENVDRPLAAILSLNTIAHTVGAAGVGAQAAKVYGSQWVGVTSAVLTLLILVFSEIIPKTIGAMHWRKLAGVVAGFIDGLILLMLPLVWLSEAITKVLSSGGDRELVTRGEVAAIAELGTQEGVLGTRESSVLKNLLKLDSVSVEDVMTPRTVVIAREQSTMLSEFAEELRKLPVSRIPIYDKRLDNVVGFVLQNDIMLALLAGETDKTLADFSRKLIAVEEHDSIADTFEVLLNQREHIALVTDKYGGMEGIVTLEDVVETLLGLEIVDEQDAQVDMQKLARERRRDRAERQGTAKFAEVIPPTTEDGQSS; encoded by the coding sequence ATGGACTTTGCACTCTTACTGATCTACCTGACGATTGCGATTGGATTTTCATTTCTTTGTTCGATCGCCGAAGCGGTTTTGCTTTCGATCACGCCCAGCTATCTTGCGGAGCGAAAACGTGATCCCAACAAGTCGGCGGCTCGAATCATTCGGCTGAAGGAGAACGTCGATCGTCCCCTGGCAGCGATTCTCAGCTTGAACACGATTGCTCACACCGTCGGTGCGGCGGGGGTGGGGGCACAAGCGGCCAAGGTTTACGGCAGCCAGTGGGTCGGCGTGACGAGTGCGGTGCTGACGCTACTGATTCTCGTTTTTAGCGAAATCATTCCAAAGACGATTGGCGCCATGCACTGGCGAAAGTTGGCGGGCGTCGTTGCCGGATTCATCGACGGATTGATCCTCTTGATGCTGCCGCTGGTCTGGTTGTCCGAAGCGATCACCAAAGTTTTATCCAGCGGTGGCGACCGAGAACTGGTGACGCGGGGCGAGGTCGCGGCCATCGCCGAGCTGGGAACCCAGGAAGGAGTGTTGGGGACACGCGAGTCGAGCGTGTTAAAAAATTTGTTGAAGCTGGATTCGGTGTCTGTCGAGGATGTGATGACACCGCGAACCGTTGTGATTGCTCGTGAACAATCGACGATGCTGTCTGAGTTTGCCGAGGAGCTACGAAAACTTCCTGTCTCTCGAATTCCGATCTATGACAAGCGGCTCGACAACGTCGTCGGCTTTGTCCTGCAAAATGACATCATGCTCGCGTTGCTGGCGGGGGAAACCGACAAGACGCTCGCCGATTTTTCTCGCAAGTTGATCGCAGTGGAAGAACACGATTCGATCGCGGACACGTTTGAAGTGTTGTTGAATCAGCGTGAACACATCGCATTGGTGACGGATAAATACGGTGGAATGGAGGGCATTGTCACGCTCGAAGACGTGGTCGAAACGCTGCTGGGGCTGGAGATTGTGGATGAACAAGACGCCCAAGTTGACATGCAGAAACTCGCCCGCGAGCGCAGGCGAGACCGCGCCGAAAGACAGGGCACCGCAAAGTTTGCCGAAGTCATTCCACCCACGACCGAAGATGGGCAGTCATCCTAA
- a CDS encoding PH domain-containing protein, whose amino-acid sequence MQVLSTTCPYCNHDVDSTIEHLDGPVVCPECHKPFELEMPTAVVTSVENIDGESVGKHRLAAEPEERTLGTVHPVVFRARPVATLILGTLFLVAAVALVLSITGLAIAGYSLDETARLGPASLLTWACAITLVVIVAVVSYWMIQSRFTTLTVTDDRTIYQRGIISRETSEVQHDDVRNIQLDQSFGERLLRVGDIGISSSGQDDLEVVAKRLPHPDSIIKLIRGNQG is encoded by the coding sequence ATGCAAGTGCTCTCCACCACATGCCCCTACTGCAACCACGATGTTGACAGCACCATCGAGCACCTCGACGGTCCGGTCGTTTGTCCGGAATGCCACAAACCCTTCGAGCTGGAAATGCCAACCGCCGTGGTGACGTCCGTCGAAAACATCGATGGAGAATCCGTCGGCAAGCATCGCTTGGCCGCAGAGCCAGAGGAACGTACGTTGGGCACCGTTCACCCGGTCGTCTTTCGCGCTCGGCCGGTCGCGACACTGATCCTGGGAACCCTCTTCCTGGTCGCCGCGGTCGCCCTGGTCCTGTCCATCACCGGACTGGCGATCGCCGGCTATTCGCTGGACGAAACCGCAAGGCTCGGCCCAGCGTCTCTGTTGACCTGGGCATGCGCCATCACGCTCGTGGTGATCGTCGCAGTCGTCAGTTATTGGATGATACAGAGCCGGTTCACCACCCTGACCGTGACCGACGACCGAACGATTTACCAACGCGGCATCATTTCACGCGAGACTTCGGAAGTCCAGCACGACGACGTCCGGAATATCCAGCTCGACCAGTCCTTCGGCGAGCGACTGCTAAGGGTGGGCGACATCGGCATCAGCAGCTCTGGTCAAGACGACCTAGAAGTCGTCGCCAAACGTCTGCCCCATCCCGACAGCATCATCAAACTGATCCGTGGAAACCAAGGATGA
- a CDS encoding ATP-binding protein, protein MESTPGEIAFEDDALNQRVVTLTPTQHDAKLCSQVLQQNAISVCCCGTLADFLDAITAGAGLALIAQEHLDDVAVAHLKQTLSRQPKWSELPILVLLQPGEVGSAVLQRILSIEHVTLINRPLRLAIFVTTVRAKLRDRKRQFEVRDLLLEKDRDQQSLRQSAETFRQLVEDSPQGLYVVDADMKICYASGGAREAFRNVDRLIGSLLEESLKVLWSTDVAEDACNRFRHTLETGEPYVSPPFVHQRADLGVVEAYDWSLERIVLPGDRYGVVCHFYDNTQRQLSVEMLRQSENYFREIANASPAMLWVTDENHMCTFLSKSWHVTTGQSEAEGMGLGWTTATHPGDQQRTRDEFLAAANARQTYSSEYRLKMADGNYRWAVDVGRPRFDDDGGFLGYTGYVIDVDERKAFEQSLKRAKQIAETANRSRGEFLANMSHEIRTPMAAILGHADILKDHLQDPDNLQVVETIRRNGNFLLNIINDILDLSKIDAGKMEIEKSKVRPDGVLAEVCSLMNVRAFEKDLPLRVEFDGPIPEWVQTDPVRLRQILLNLVGNAIKFTDRGEVNVICRYEDRLTFHVIDTGIGIKPHVQQSLFQPFKQADNTSTRSFGGTGLGLAICRRLAQALGGDVSVESEYGKGSTFTLTIDSAAKGPLVEPNLSLDVSAETPGESLTISANILVVDDRHDIRYLAQHFIEKAGGEVVTATNGQEAIDLIESDDRPPIDLIVMDMQMPVMDGYNAAAQLRRKGYDLPIIALTANAMKSDRDECLAAGCTDYTTKPLDSRKLIAMIHRLTRR, encoded by the coding sequence ATGGAATCGACCCCAGGCGAAATCGCATTCGAGGACGATGCATTAAACCAGCGGGTGGTGACGTTAACGCCGACACAGCACGATGCAAAATTATGCAGCCAGGTGTTGCAGCAGAACGCAATCTCCGTCTGTTGTTGTGGGACCCTCGCAGATTTTTTGGATGCAATCACCGCCGGTGCGGGACTCGCTCTGATCGCCCAAGAGCATCTCGACGATGTGGCCGTTGCCCACCTAAAACAAACGCTCTCCCGCCAACCGAAGTGGTCCGAGTTGCCAATCCTGGTGCTGCTGCAACCCGGCGAAGTCGGCTCGGCGGTTTTGCAACGGATTCTGTCCATTGAACACGTCACGCTCATCAATCGGCCGCTACGTCTCGCCATTTTCGTCACCACCGTCCGGGCAAAGTTACGAGATCGAAAGCGTCAGTTCGAGGTCCGCGATCTGCTATTGGAAAAGGACCGCGACCAACAAAGCCTGCGTCAGTCGGCCGAAACGTTCCGGCAACTCGTCGAAGACAGCCCACAGGGGCTTTATGTCGTCGATGCTGACATGAAAATCTGTTACGCAAGCGGCGGGGCGCGAGAAGCGTTTCGCAACGTCGATCGCCTCATCGGCAGTTTGCTGGAAGAGTCATTAAAAGTGTTGTGGTCCACTGACGTCGCCGAGGATGCGTGCAATCGATTTCGTCACACCCTCGAAACCGGCGAGCCATACGTCTCACCTCCGTTTGTTCATCAGCGCGCCGATTTAGGTGTCGTCGAAGCCTACGATTGGTCGCTTGAACGGATCGTCCTACCCGGTGATCGCTATGGCGTCGTCTGTCACTTCTATGACAATACCCAACGACAGCTCTCGGTCGAAATGCTGCGTCAAAGCGAAAATTATTTTCGCGAGATTGCCAATGCCTCGCCGGCGATGTTGTGGGTAACCGACGAAAATCACATGTGTACGTTTTTGTCCAAGAGCTGGCACGTTACCACGGGGCAATCCGAAGCCGAGGGCATGGGACTCGGATGGACCACAGCGACCCACCCAGGCGATCAACAGCGTACCAGGGACGAGTTCCTCGCTGCCGCAAACGCGCGACAAACGTACTCGTCTGAGTACCGACTAAAAATGGCCGATGGCAATTACCGTTGGGCCGTCGATGTCGGCCGGCCTCGTTTTGATGACGATGGCGGGTTCCTCGGATACACCGGGTACGTCATCGATGTCGACGAGCGGAAGGCATTTGAGCAATCGCTCAAACGAGCCAAACAGATTGCCGAAACCGCCAACCGTTCGCGCGGCGAGTTCCTGGCGAACATGTCGCACGAAATCCGCACTCCGATGGCAGCCATTCTCGGCCACGCCGACATCCTGAAAGATCACCTGCAAGATCCTGATAACTTGCAAGTTGTCGAGACCATCCGTCGTAACGGTAATTTCTTGCTGAACATCATCAACGACATTCTCGACTTGTCCAAAATTGATGCCGGCAAGATGGAGATCGAGAAATCAAAGGTGCGGCCGGACGGCGTGCTTGCCGAAGTCTGTTCGTTGATGAATGTAAGAGCGTTCGAGAAAGATCTTCCACTGCGAGTCGAGTTTGATGGCCCGATCCCGGAATGGGTCCAAACCGACCCCGTCAGGCTGCGGCAAATCTTGCTGAACTTGGTCGGCAACGCGATCAAATTCACCGACCGGGGAGAAGTCAACGTCATCTGCCGCTACGAAGACAGACTGACCTTCCATGTGATCGATACCGGCATCGGAATCAAGCCGCACGTTCAACAATCCTTGTTCCAGCCGTTCAAGCAAGCCGATAACACCTCCACGCGTTCGTTCGGCGGCACCGGGCTGGGACTGGCAATTTGTCGTCGACTGGCCCAGGCACTCGGCGGCGATGTATCGGTGGAGAGTGAATACGGCAAAGGCAGCACGTTCACCTTGACGATCGACAGCGCAGCGAAAGGCCCCCTGGTCGAGCCGAACCTGTCGCTCGATGTCTCGGCCGAAACGCCTGGGGAGTCCTTGACGATCTCAGCAAACATTCTGGTGGTCGATGACCGCCACGACATCCGCTACCTCGCTCAACACTTCATCGAGAAAGCGGGCGGAGAGGTCGTGACCGCGACCAACGGCCAAGAAGCGATCGACCTCATCGAATCAGACGATCGGCCACCCATTGATCTGATCGTGATGGACATGCAAATGCCGGTCATGGATGGATACAACGCCGCCGCCCAACTACGCCGAAAAGGGTACGATTTGCCGATCATCGCCCTGACCGCCAACGCCATGAAAAGCGACCGCGACGAATGTCTCGCCGCCGGCTGCACCGACTACACGACCAAGCCGCTGGACAGCCGAAAATTGATCGCAATGATTCACCGACTGACCAGACGGTAG
- a CDS encoding tellurite resistance TerB family protein, producing MTRSRLTVCWAGVLASVAMIGITPLLAQPPALPKGVESSFDSEEGSVLKVFSAEHEGHRFIAYLVQWKDFEVIVSDPLARSDFQQGDTIQFLAQKVRLPNLSTLNFVLLAAPAEMKRAAADGTDDTASPAERKRMMDLVGGDLDSARNEQERFYALNRAAKKALSAGKTEEARKLAEELLRRAQTQTDDWNYGNAIQDGNQVLGRIALAKGDVTEAKKRLLTSVDSKGSPQMNSFGPNMQLANELLAVGEKQVVLEYFDLCRKFWELGADRLAVWTEAVNKGQRPDFGASLDY from the coding sequence ATGACAAGAAGCCGATTGACCGTGTGTTGGGCGGGTGTGCTGGCAAGCGTCGCGATGATCGGGATCACACCCCTCTTGGCCCAGCCCCCTGCATTGCCGAAAGGCGTCGAAAGCAGTTTTGATTCGGAGGAGGGCTCGGTCCTAAAAGTATTCTCCGCTGAACACGAAGGCCATCGGTTCATTGCCTACTTGGTTCAATGGAAGGACTTTGAGGTCATCGTGAGTGACCCGCTGGCGCGCAGTGATTTCCAGCAGGGTGACACGATCCAGTTTTTGGCGCAAAAGGTACGACTGCCGAACCTCTCGACATTAAATTTTGTCCTGCTGGCAGCCCCGGCGGAAATGAAACGCGCCGCTGCCGACGGAACCGACGACACGGCGTCACCAGCGGAACGAAAACGCATGATGGATCTGGTCGGCGGTGATCTGGATTCGGCCAGGAATGAACAAGAGCGTTTCTACGCGTTGAACCGTGCGGCGAAGAAGGCATTGAGCGCCGGAAAAACGGAAGAGGCCCGGAAGCTTGCCGAGGAGTTGTTGCGACGCGCACAGACACAAACCGATGACTGGAACTACGGCAATGCCATCCAGGACGGGAATCAGGTGTTGGGTCGGATCGCCCTTGCAAAGGGTGATGTCACAGAAGCGAAAAAGCGTCTGCTGACGTCGGTGGATAGCAAGGGGTCACCGCAAATGAACTCGTTTGGCCCCAACATGCAGCTGGCGAATGAATTGCTTGCCGTCGGGGAGAAGCAGGTCGTGCTGGAGTATTTCGATCTTTGTCGCAAGTTCTGGGAGCTTGGCGCGGATCGGCTCGCTGTCTGGACGGAAGCGGTGAACAAGGGCCAGAGGCCGGACTTTGGTGCAAGTCTCGACTACTGA
- a CDS encoding App1 family protein: MKPESTSSWREELQGIMTRSVASVDDLADVQIRRLRKRLGRSGRPKIQPYTGYATADTIHLHGRILTNPPLDANFRNDRWWHNLANTIQRFASDEVPGVTIRANFGTATGVATSDNEGYFHLTMDRSEIVDAMPFWSDAVLAVVDHPLTTAIESATTSKVMAVPDEAEFVLISDVDDTILHTGATNIGTMAKLTFFSNARTRAPLPGVAGWYEAMHRSSDDGNPTNPLFYVSSSPWNLYDLLQDFIEVNAIPEGPILLRDLGFDDNKFLKGGHDHKLDKVRRLMHEYPNLPFVLSGDSGQEDARLYATAAAEFGSRIKAIFIRDIDPMGDSEHDLKVDRHIHQSENIGVPMFAIKDSVEAARHCVDLGLLDASQLSAIETATRRDEQRSAPLLKP, from the coding sequence ATGAAACCGGAAAGCACGTCGAGCTGGCGAGAGGAGTTACAGGGAATCATGACTCGATCGGTCGCATCGGTGGATGATCTTGCCGATGTGCAGATCCGCCGACTACGAAAGCGGCTCGGTCGATCTGGACGACCAAAGATTCAACCCTATACCGGCTATGCGACCGCCGACACGATTCACCTGCACGGCCGCATACTGACCAACCCGCCACTGGACGCGAATTTTCGTAACGATCGCTGGTGGCACAATCTGGCCAATACGATCCAACGTTTCGCCAGTGACGAGGTGCCCGGCGTTACAATTCGGGCCAATTTTGGAACGGCGACCGGCGTGGCGACCAGCGACAACGAAGGCTACTTTCATCTGACAATGGATCGCAGCGAAATCGTCGATGCCATGCCGTTCTGGTCCGATGCGGTCCTTGCGGTTGTCGATCATCCCCTGACAACCGCAATCGAATCGGCAACGACCAGCAAGGTGATGGCGGTGCCGGACGAGGCAGAGTTCGTGTTGATCAGCGATGTCGACGATACGATTCTGCACACCGGGGCGACAAACATCGGCACGATGGCCAAGTTGACGTTCTTTAGCAATGCCCGAACGCGTGCACCGTTGCCCGGCGTGGCCGGATGGTACGAAGCGATGCACCGTTCGTCCGACGATGGAAATCCCACCAATCCACTGTTCTACGTCAGCAGCTCTCCCTGGAATCTGTATGATCTACTGCAGGACTTCATCGAAGTGAACGCGATTCCCGAAGGTCCGATCCTGTTGCGAGATCTCGGATTTGATGACAACAAATTCCTCAAGGGCGGACACGACCACAAACTCGACAAGGTGCGGCGATTGATGCACGAATACCCGAATTTGCCGTTTGTACTGTCCGGTGATTCTGGCCAGGAAGACGCGCGGTTGTACGCGACCGCGGCCGCAGAGTTTGGATCACGCATCAAAGCGATTTTCATTCGCGACATCGACCCCATGGGGGATAGCGAGCACGATTTGAAAGTCGACCGACACATTCACCAGAGCGAAAACATCGGTGTGCCGATGTTTGCGATCAAGGACAGCGTCGAAGCGGCTCGACACTGCGTTGATCTGGGATTGCTGGACGCCTCGCAACTTTCGGCAATCGAGACGGCCACACGCCGCGACGAACAACGTTCGGCGCCTCTGTTGAAGCCATGA
- a CDS encoding esterase/lipase family protein: MTDMTDSTPVVLVPGFMSPAWMMWPMAKYLQGAFRQVVRWDYPRIFTDLDTSVRSLAEQFCAFDRPDFAIVTHSFGDWLTRSAMHKIKPPRQIRLISVCPVTTAVPIVQRTRYLSKYITPEFRIMSVASSAEVPLPDDLDIFRTVIHAKGEVLVRQQPSDDQRFVFGSHNSVLFQPNVWKLVRDELQRPDDVLSSIDRAD; the protein is encoded by the coding sequence ATGACCGACATGACCGATTCGACACCTGTTGTTCTGGTTCCCGGTTTTATGTCGCCGGCGTGGATGATGTGGCCGATGGCAAAGTACCTACAGGGGGCATTCCGGCAAGTCGTGCGTTGGGATTACCCCCGGATCTTCACGGACTTGGACACCAGTGTGCGGTCCTTGGCGGAACAGTTCTGTGCGTTTGATCGACCTGACTTCGCGATCGTCACCCACAGTTTCGGTGACTGGCTGACGCGATCGGCCATGCACAAGATCAAACCACCTCGACAGATCCGGTTGATCTCCGTTTGCCCCGTGACAACCGCGGTGCCAATCGTCCAGCGGACGCGATACCTCTCAAAATACATCACGCCCGAGTTTCGAATCATGTCCGTCGCGTCATCTGCCGAAGTGCCATTGCCGGACGATCTGGATATCTTCCGCACGGTGATTCACGCCAAGGGTGAAGTGCTGGTTCGACAGCAACCCAGCGATGACCAGCGTTTCGTGTTCGGCTCTCACAATTCGGTCTTATTTCAACCCAACGTGTGGAAATTGGTTCGCGATGAGTTGCAACGACCGGATGATGTTTTGTCGTCAATCGATCGTGCCGACTGA